The DNA region GCCTTTCCGCAAACTTCACACGTGAAAACTTTGGGCTTGCTGCTCGGGGAGCCGCGACTGAAATCCGAGGTCTTGTAGGCGATTTTTTCGGAGAGGATCTGAGCACTTTCCTTCATGTAATGCTGCAGCTGAACCTGCGATAAGTCCTTGAAGGCAACCCCCGCGGGATACTTGTCCACGGCCGGCAGCACCAGCTTGTTCCTCTCCGCCAGGTAAGCCTTGGGCTGCGGgtgcaagggagagctgaggaaataagaaGCCACCGGGTGGATGTTGACACTGGAGGACGGGTGACAAGGGCTGTCGCCTCGGTTGAAATAGCACAGGGCTCCCATGGCGTGGAAGGAGGAGTGATTGACCACTCGGGGTCTTACCAGTTTGTACTGCTGCAAGGGCAGGGCATCGCGGGGGAAATCTCCTTTCAAGCTCAGGGCACAGTTCAAGAGATCGCCGCAGCTAAAGGAGGGCGAGGAAGAGGAGTCTACATGAGCCTTCCTGGGTTCCGCTCCGGCCATGGCCGCTTTGGGCAGGGGGTCGTACGCCACCGGGACAAAGGGGATCATGCAGGGGATGGAGGAGTTGAGGTGCAGCGGGTGCTTGGGGTCGCCTTTGGCCACGGAGCCCTGGAGGAACTGCGGGACAGGGATGGAGCGGGGCTCTGGCGTCCTCGCCATGATTCGCTCAATGGAGAAGGCGAGGGGTTTGGGAGTGCTGATCATGTTGCTCCTCGCAGACAGGCTTTCTCTGGCTGGAGGAGTCGCTAGGATTTTGGTCGCCGTGTGGTGGCCACTATTGTCCATGGCTGGATTGCATTTGTTCGCCCGGTTTGAGCCGCTTTGGTAGAcgcctctttttttcccctctctctctctctctttcactctctctcccccttttcttgtCACTGATCTGCAAGGAGGGAGACCAGCATCACCGCCGCCACCATCACCACAGCCTCCGCCGGCGGAACCAGCCTTCTCAGTCCAGTGGACTCATGCCAGCCCATCACAGTTTACTTTGGCGCACCAATGACTCGGGACAATCGCTACTTATTTCTATCAATAGAAAGTGTTGTGTCAATAACGCAGCCAAGATCTCGCCAATCGTTAACTTCCAAGAGGAGAAGGTAAACTAGATAATTGCTCAATTCGCTTCCAACAGTCAACAGGAaaagttttttcccccccagtaaGCGGCTACTTTTCATTGGcgcccgcgcctcccccgcccagGGAAGGAGGTGTCTCTCTCCTTCTTCGTCTCTctcccctctgcctctctctctctctctctctcgctttctctctctctctttttctttctattttttttattatttgcaatCTGCTTAACCAGGCTTTAGAGGCCAAGCAAATCCGAGATCAATTTTCTTGTTTGGCTTTAAGTGACATCATCTAAAATCATTGTCCAAGTGCTAAATAGGGATGTGAAACTCAATTCAAGGGCAAGCGCCAGGGTATATTTGTCAAACGAGGTGCTGCAGAAGAAGCGGCTGGAGGGGAAGCTGGTTGTTTCCTTGCCACTTTCCAGCCCAAGCTCTCTTTGTACGTGGGTGGGTGTGCGTCTGACAGAGGGAGGGAGATGACTGCTCTGCTCCGGGGACTGCTCCTGATCTGCTCACTACTTTAAAGAACAAGGTCAGGTGGCTGTGAGCTTTTGGAAAACGCAGTAAATGAGTGCGGAACTTGCAATAGCTAGATGGCGAGAGCAACGCAGGGGTATGTGGAAACCACCGAGGGCCAAATCCAACGTGTGCTTATGAGCAAAAGGGTGAATCAAAACCttgggctgggggagagaaggaaaaggaggtaGGAATAGGGAGCACctttaaaatatgaaacattAGTTACATATATAGAACATAAACTGCGTAGACACTAGGTATAGCCTCTCTGCCAGTAAATAATACCTGCACTACACAAATAAATGCCAAAAACTCAGGATcgatatagacacacacacagaaatatatgatccaaaacacacacacatccctatGTGTATACCTGAATAGATGTAGTCCCCATGTATTCAAGCTTGCAGGCCCTGTTCTGGAAGGGTAACTAACGTCTCAGGTGTTCATAGCATCAGCGAAGCGGGGCGGCTGGGGGAGCGGACAAGGATGGTTATGGGTAGGGTGGCTTGTATattccccctcacacacacaccgACACCACCAAAAGACAGTCTAGGGACAGAACAAGGTTTCGTTTCGCCCGCCGACCTGTGATTCACTTGGCTGGTGAACCAGAAGCCTCTCCCGAAATCCCGAGGAGCCGCCGAGCCCCCCGTGgaggcccggcagccccgcggcggggcccgggagcGGCGCTCGCTGCCGGGGCAccgcggcccggccggccccCTCGCCGGGGCCGCCTGCCCATGTGGCGGCCGGGGCGACCTGCTCGCCACTGCGGCGGCCCCGGTTAGGCCCCTTCTCCTGGGCGCGGAGAGGCGGCGGGGACGTTGCAGGAGGTCTCGAGTCTGCTAGCGGAGAGGTGGCTCCAGCGAGGAGCGGCACCGAGGGCCGGGCCCCACGGGGAGAGCGGGCAGCCGCTGGTGAGGTACCAGCTCGGGAGCCCGCaacaggctggggggggggaggccctcCCCTGCGCCCAGGGTCAGCCCGAACCACCTGCAGGGAGGAAGCACAGGGGTGCCGAGGAAGGGAGGGCTCCTCTCTCGAGGAGCTGTGACCGCAGATGGCGGAGTTCCCCATTTCGGTCGAGAGTGCGAAGCCTCCCTGGGTACTGGGGCTCCGctggaggagggcagggcagcgGCTGATGCACGACGGTATCTCCGCACCGGCCACAAGCTGCGCCCTGGCCGCCCTCGCCCCGGAGCTACTGTGTGAGTGCCGGAATAACCGgggcactgaggaaaaaaatgccacCCGTGCCCCCGCACCGGCCTGGCACGCGTgtccggcggcgggcgggcgcgcgcccgagCAGCCGTCCCCGCGGTCCGCTATGCCCCGCGCACTCGGCGACCCTcggcgtcccgtcccgtcccgcccgtCCCCTCGGTGCCCCGCACCGTACGGCAGGGGAGAGGAGCTGGGGCCGACCCCGGGATACGCCTGGCTGGCCGCAGCCTGGGCAGAGGCCCGGGGCCGTGGGAGAGCAAGCGCTGAGCCGGTGGGAGAaggggccgtgccggggccggggccgtgctggggacgccggcggcggcgcctgtGCTCGCGGGCCGCCCTGCtcccgcggctcggcgcggcgcgggcggcgcagcTGGAGCGGCAGATGGGTCGCGGCGCTAAGACTTTAATTGCCGCCCTGGAAGGGCCGATCGGGTTGCCGCGGGCCGCCCGCCTCTTACCTGCTGCTTCCCGCACCGGCACCGCCAGCACCACGACTCCTCCGGCCCGAGGCTCCGTGCCCGAGGGAGGCAGAGAAAGTGCCCGgacccgccgggcgccgccgtcgTGTCGGACCAGCACCTCGCAGACCCGGGCGGAGGATCTGCCCTTGCAGCCCCGGGAGTCCCCTTCTCCGCAGTGTCGGCTCCCCTCGCTTATTTTGTGCCTGCTAGAGGAGAGTTTCCTCCTTCAGAGCAATTTACATTTAATTCAATCTAGGCAAATTTCCTCTTGATTAGTGCTGAAGAAGGGAATTATTGTTTGGTGGGTTTTAGAGGCTTCAAATCCCATATACTTAATATGTTAACAGCTTGCTCTTAACTGGTCTTTTTGGGATTGACTTCTTGACATGTGTTTGAAAGTAAAATATGTAGTGTCATTTGAGCAGGGTAAATATCCCAAAGCAGCAATTACAGTCCTGCCATTACAATTATACTGGTCTCTTCAGTACTGAGATCTCTCTTAGAAGCTAGAGCTTGATTATTCGTTACTTCTTTATGGATTTGTCTCCCTTTCTTTCCGTAGTACTCACGAAAACTTACGTGCAAACCTAATTATTGAATAGCGATCTAAAAACCctagggttctttttttttttttttttttggaaaccatCCTCTCTTGtctcagaaattttttttttctagtattgAAGTTGCCTACAATATAGGTACACTTATTGAAACCATGTTGatgtatttttctgctttcccGAGCTTTGCGTTGCACTTAGGgactccatctttttttttagcGATGTTACATATCTGCCGACCTGCAAACATCTTGCAAATGCGCCGGTGAAGGGAAGTATTACCGAGGCAGAGATTTATTGGATTTGCCGGTGGCGAAAGCAAACTCTTGCCGGTTTCTTTTTTCAGAGGGCCCCACGGGCTGCAGGCTGCCCGAAGCTTGCCAGTTTTTGGACCTCCCTGCAGGCTGGCGGCATGTGCGAAGTCCCGGCAGAAGGGGCTGGCGGGCTCCGAGGAGAAGGAGCGGGCCCGTTGGCCTCCCCGGAGTTACGAACCGTCGGAGGAATTAAGGGCAAAAGTTTTGCCTCGAGTTGACAGTCATTTCGTATTCTCCCTGGGAAAGCTGctgttctctttttccccttaatCGGTTTTGTATTTCATTCGCTCCTAAGCTATGTTCTTGATATTGCTCACTTGCATTATTATCATAACATATCTCTACATGCACTCAAAATCCGAGTCACCGGCGAATTCATCTCTTCGTCAGGATTATTCCAATCCGATCCCAGAGGCGATTAGAGGGAGGTAAAATACCGCCTAAAGCCTAATCTTTAATTTCTTCCTCCTTAATAAAATGAATAATTCCATTGcgtttttaagtaaaaaaaagaattgaaaaagGATAATAACTTCGCTAACCTTCTGTTGCGTGTATTAATCTTTTCCTGGAAGTGTTTTACAGCACCCTCCTGCCCGAGCAGGCTGTATTTCACAAGTTTCTTCCATTCAGTGCCTATTAcctacagcaggagaaggaaggacACGAAGAAACTGGGCTTTGGGGTGGTTTATCTGAACGATCTTAGTTTGGCTCTCGGAGGGACCTAGGAGGTTACGGAATATATTTCTGTCCGCAGCACTGAAGGGCCCCGACGGCGTCTGTTCAGATTAtgtttattgttgttattattattattatcgtTAATAACACTACGATCGAGGTTCGTTTTAAAAACTGGGGTCTGTTCTTTCTAAATACCAATTCTCGCTGTCACCTCTTGAGAAGCCGGCTTTGTGAAGAGAGTGATTTAGTCCCCGACAGAGGACAAAAGCTCCCTCCATTCCTGAACTTCTCGGCTGTCGTGCCGAGTTTCGGAATAGCGCCTTTATTCTCTGCAGCCTGCAAACCGGCAGATCCCGCCACAGTGAAATAAATGAACCCTGGCTTGTAAAAACTCGAAATTAGCTCCTGGCTGCTAGGATCGCTGTTCATTTCCATttaggggtttgtttgtttgttgtcttTTGAAGGATAGTCAAAATATAAATGGGGAAAAGATttaaggcggggaggggggcagaCACGAGGATTACTAGCCTAGTGGGCCAGTTGCAGTTCACGCTGTCACTACCTGCCAGCCTGGGGGAGATCCAGCGCCGCGGTCTCTGCCGGCGGGCAGCCGCCGTCCCCCCGGCCCgctccggcgccgcggggcgcccggggcccgcCCGCCCGGCTGCGCGGGGCAGCCGCAGAGCCctcggcagcggcagcgccgagCTCCTCCGGCAGCCGCGCTGACGGAGGGTACGGGCAAAGGTGCCTGGGTTTTGTCGCGTTATTTTAAGTTGTAACACTTTGGCGATCTCTTCACCGACAtattctcgggggggggggggattggggtggggaagggggagtATATAGACGCTGAGACTATGTAAAGTCTCTCTGTATAGCGCGCTTATGTCGGCATCCCTCTACATATGTTCCGCCGCAAGGAAAAGGATAAAGTACTGCTATTTTAACTGAATCcatcacaaaagaaaaacagttgaCATCGACCCACCAAATGTAAGTGTTCGTGGAGGTAAGACAAAGTTCGACAGTACAGTACATCATCTCATACAGATCCCGCTAAACCAAAAACCAAACTGACGCGAATTAAGCTTTTTCATGTATAAAGCCTCTAATCACACATAATCGAAACTACAAGTGACCCTCTAAAGCAGCGCTCCCAGCCCTCCCTAATACATGCAAATGATTTGTCTAAGTGTGCCAGCTACGAACGTGAACTATAGCAATCACGTCTAATCTAATCAGTCCGCCTATGAGGGGACCCAGCGGTGTCATCAACTCCAAAGGGCCCTTGGTAAAAGTGGCTGGGAGGGGCCAACGGTAGCTGGAACTATGAATGACACTTTCTCATTTGTTCCTTTCCCAGTTCAACAAATGTTTAGCCCTGTTCCTGCTAAATGAACGCGTTACACTCTTTGGCTCAgggaagttatttatttttaagattcctGAATAGTATCAGGAGCAATTaacttatttttgtttctgttttctcccaGTGTATTGGGAGTAAACCTGGAGCAAAGAGCTGTATGGCTGCGTGGGCGCCTGCGTGCTGCACTGCCAGCGCTGGAATATGCCCGTGGCAGCTTCACGGCGAGGAGATGGTGTTCACGATAAACGTGTTACGAGACACAGTTCCGGAACAAAAACCTATTCTCTTGTGACAAGGTCCATTTATTTGTCCATGCACCGCATTGCCGCAGTAGCACTGctgagagggagggaaaagaaaccagtaagaagcataaaaataatactaaaagCAGAAGCCGTGCTCCATCGGCACCATTGCTGGGCGCTACTCCAGGGCGCCCGGCGAGAGAGggtcctgccctgccccttcgcTACGCGGCCGGGACGCGCTTTGCGCCCTGGACACGGCACCGGCACTGGGGGAGACCTGGGCCGCCACGGCATCCTCTGGGGGAACAGCATTTCCCCTAAAACAAACAACTTCGTGATTTTTAACCTTTATGTTCATATTTGAACAAGCCCTCCCACATGCCGATGGAAGAGCGAGTTAACTGAGAGCTCCGCTCTGCGCCACGAGGCATCTGAAATGTCTCTGCGGATACCCTGGGCTAGTTGAGCAGCTTCTGGCCGTTTGCACAAAACGAGTTTAACTTCCTCTTTGGAAGAGAGCTCTCCTGTTGCTGTCTTCTGGCTCCTGTCGTTTGATATGCGCACGCTTGCTGTTCAAAACCACTTCGGAAGAGACAAA from Apteryx mantelli isolate bAptMan1 chromosome 1, bAptMan1.hap1, whole genome shotgun sequence includes:
- the FEZF1 gene encoding fez family zinc finger protein 1 codes for the protein MDNSGHHTATKILATPPARESLSARSNMISTPKPLAFSIERIMARTPEPRSIPVPQFLQGSVAKGDPKHPLHLNSSIPCMIPFVPVAYDPLPKAAMAGAEPRKAHVDSSSSPSFSCGDLLNCALSLKGDFPRDALPLQQYKLPKAYLAERNKLVLPAVDKYPAGVAFKDLSQVQLQHYMKESAQILSEKIAYKTSDFSRGSPSSKPKVFTCEVCGKVFNAHYNLTRHMPVHTGARPFVCKVCGKGFRQASTLCRHKIIHTQEKPHKCNQCGKAFNRSSTLNTHTRIHAGYKPFVCEFCGKGFHQKGNYKNHKLTHSGEKQFKCNICNKAFHQVYNLTFHMHTHNDKKPFTCPTCGKGFCRNFDLKKHVRKLHDSALGLPRAPAELGPDQPPPPGPLLPGQQPPHQQ